Proteins encoded in a region of the Panthera tigris isolate Pti1 chromosome B2, P.tigris_Pti1_mat1.1, whole genome shotgun sequence genome:
- the ZBTB22 gene encoding zinc finger and BTB domain-containing protein 22 — translation MEPSPLSPSGAALPLPLSLAPPPLPLPAAAVVHVSFPEVTSALLESLNQQRLQGQLCDVSIRVQGREFRAHRAVLAASSPYFHDQVLLKGMTSISLPSVMDPGAFETVLASAYTGRLSMAAADIVNFLTVGSVLQMWHIVDKCTELLREGRASATATTITTAAATSATVPGAGVPSGSGATVAPATMGSVRSHASSRASENQSPSSSNYFSPRESTDFSSSSQEAFAASAVGSGERRGGGPVFPAPVVGSGGATSGKLLLEADELCDDGDGRGAVVPGGGLRRPTYAPPSIMPQKHWVYVKRGGNSPAPAPLVPQDPDLEEDEEEEDLVLTCEDDEDEELGGGSRVPEAGGPEATLSISDVRTLTEPPDKGEEQVNFCESSNDFGSYEGGGPGAGLDDSGGPTPSSYAPSHPPRPLLPLDMQGNQILVFPSSSSSSSSSSSSQAPGQPPGSQAEHGAVTLGGTSAGSLGMPGGAGGTPGGAGSGDGNKIFLCHCGKAFSHKSMRDRHVNMHLNLRPFDCPVCNKKFKMKHHLTEHMKTHTGLKPYECGVCAKKFMWRDSFMRHRGHCERRHRLGGGGPGPGGPAGPALPPKRESPGVGGGSGDEASGATPQSSRRVWSPPSVHKVEMGFGGGGGTN, via the coding sequence ATGGagccatctcctctctctcccagtgGGGCAGCACTCCCCTTGCCTCTGTCactggccccacccccactgcccctgcctgCAGCTGCAGTGGTCCACGTGTCCTTCCCTGAGGTGACCAGTGCCCTTCTGGAGTCCCTCAATCAGCAGCGGTTACAGGGCCAGCTCTGCGATGTGTCCATCCGAGTGCAGGGCCGGGAGTTCAGGGCTCATCGTGCTGTCCTGGCTGCCTCCTCCCCTTACTTCCACGACCAGGTTTTACTCAAGGGCATGacctccatctctctgcccagCGTCATGGACCCAGGCGCCTTCGAGACTGTCTTGGCTTCCGCTTACACTGGTCGCCTGAGCATGGCTGCTGCTGACATTGTCAACTTCCTCACAGTGGGGTCGGTGCTCCAAATGTGGCACATCGTGGATAAGTGCACTGAACTCCTCCGAGAAGGCCGGGCCTCAgccaccgccaccaccatcaccactgcTGCTGCCACTTCTGCCACTGTCCCTGGTGCTGGGGTCCCATCGGGGAGTGGGGCCACTGTGGCCCCTGCCACCATGGGCTCTGTGCGCTCCCATGCCTCCAGCCGAGCCAGTGAGAATCAGTCCCCCAGCAGCAGCAACTACTTCAGCCCCCGAGAGTCCACTGATTTCTCATCTTCTTCCCAAGAGGCATTTGCAGCTTCTGCAGTGGGCAGTGGGGAACGTCGAGGAGGTGGCCCTGTATTCCCAGCCCCTGTGGTTGGCAGTGGCGGGGCTACCTCTGGGAAGCTGCTGCTGGAGGCAGATGAGCTCTGCGATGATGGGGATGGGAGAGGTGCTGTGGTCCCTGGGGGTGGGCTCCGGCGGCCCACCTATGCACCCCCCAGCATCATGCCACAGAAACACTGGGTATATGTGAAGCGGGGTGGAAACAGCCCAGCACCGGCACCCCTCGTTCCCCAAGACCCAGATCTggaagaggatgaggaggaggaagacctGGTGTTGACCTGTGAGGATGATGAAGATGAAGAGCTCGGGGGTGGCTCCAGGGTTCCCGAGGCTGGAGGACCAGAGGCTACCCTTAGCATAAGTGATGTCCGGACCCTGACTGAGCCTCCGGacaagggagaggagcaggtcAATTTCTGTGAGTCCTCCAATGACTTTGGCTCCTATGAGGGTGGGGGTCCTGGGGCGGGGCTTGATGATTCCGGGGGGCCAACCCCTTCCTCCtatgccccctcccaccctccgaGGCCCCTGCTTCCCTTGGACATGCAGGGCAACCAGATCCTGGTCTTCCCATcatcttcatcctcctcctcctcctcctcctcctcacaggCCCCAGGCCAGCCACCAGGGAGCCAAGCTGAACACGGGGCGGTGACCCTGGGGGGCacctcagcagggagcctgggcaTGCCGGGTGGTGCTGGGGGGACCCCTGGAGGGGCAGGCAGTGGGGATGGGAATAAGATCTTTTTGTGCCACTGTGGGAAGGCCTTCTCCCACAAGAGCATGCGAGATCGGCATGTGAACATGCACCTCAACCTGCGGCCCTTTGACTGCCCCGTGTGCAACAAAAAGTTTAAGATGAAGCACCACCTGACCGAGCACATGAAGACACACACAGGTCTCAAACCCTACGAGTGTGGCGTCTGCGCCAAGAAGTTCATGTGGCGAGACAGCTTCATGCGCCACCGGGGACACTGTGAGCGCCGGCACCGCCTGGGCGGGGGCGGACCCGGACCTGGAGGGCCCGCTGGGCCAGCCCTGCCGCCCAAGAGAGAGTCTCCTGGAGTGGGTGGGGGCAGCGGCGACGAGGCGAGTGGGGCCACGCCCCAGTCCAGCCGAAGGGTCTGGTCCCCACCCAGTGTCCACAAGGTGGAGATGGGCtttggtggaggaggaggaacaaaCTGA
- the RGL2 gene encoding ral guanine nucleotide dissociation stimulator-like 2 isoform X1 has translation MLPRPLRLLWDTSPPGGVVLSSFRSRDPEEGGGPSGQGVGGGQEEEEEEEEDEAPVSVWDEEEDGAIFTVTSRQYRPLDPLAPTPPPRSSRRLRAGTLEALVRHLLDARTSGADVTFTSAFLATHRAFTSTPALLGLVADRLEALESHPTDELERTIGVAISVLSTWLASHPEDFGSEVKGQLDRLESFLLRTGYAAGEGVGGGSADLIRNLRSRVDPQAPDLPKSLALPGDPPADPTDVLVFLADHLAEQLTLLDAELFLNLVPSQCLGSLWGHRDRPGHSHLCPSVRATVTQFNKVAGAVVSSVLGATSTGEGPGEVTIRPLRPPQRARLLEKWIRVAEECRLLRNFSSVYAVVSALQSSPIHRLRAAWGEAARDSLRVFSSLCQIFSEEDNYSQSRELLLQEAKLQPSLEPNSKKAPRSGSRGGGVVPYLGTFLKDLVMLDAASKDELENGYINFDKRRKEFAVLSELRRLQNECRGYDLRPDPDIQRWLQGLRPLTEAQSHRVSCEVEPPGTSDPPAPRVLRPTLVISQWTEVLGSVGGPTPLVSWDRPSVGGGDVPGAPAPLLTRLAQHMKWPSVSSLDSALESTPSLHSPADPSHLSPPASSPRPSRGHRRSASCGSPLSGGAEGASRGTGCGGGGPGPGASDCRIIRVQMELGEDGSVYKSILVTSQDKAPSVISRVLKKNNRDSAVASEYELVQLLPGERELTIPPSANVFYAMDGASHDFLLRQRRRPSLATLGLTSSPSASGTPPSEGGGGSFPRIKATGRKIARALF, from the exons ATGCTCCCGCGGCCCCTGCGGCTGCTTTGGGACACGAGCCCCCCCGGGGGAGTCGTGCTGAGCAGCTTCCGGAGCCGAGACCCCGAAGAGGGTGGGGGCCCAAGTGGCCAGGGCGTGGgcggggggcaggaggaagaggaggaggaggaagaagacgaG GCCCCTGTGTCTGTCtgggatgaggaggaggatggtGCCATATTTACTGTCACAAGCCGCCAGTATCGGCCTCTTGATCCCCTG GCCCCAACGCCTCCCCCGCGTTCCTCTCGAAGGCTCCGAGCTGGCACTCTGGAGGCCCTGGTCAGACACTTGCTGGATGCTCGGACATCAGGGGCTGACGTGACCTTCACATCAGCTTTCCTGGCCACCCACCGGGCCTTCACCTCCACGCCTGCCCTGCTAGGGCTTGTGGCTGACAG GCTGGAAGCTCTTGAATCTCATCCTACTGATGAACTAGAGAGGACAATAGG GGTAGCCATCTCTGTACTGTCAACCTGGCTGGCCTCTCACCCTGAGGATTTTGGCTCTGAGGTCAAGGGTCAGCTTGACCGGCTTGAGAGCTTCTTGCTTCGGACAGGGTATGCAGCAGgggagggtgttggggggggCAGCGCTGACCTCATCCGCAACCTCCGGTCCCGGGTGGACCCCCAGGCCCCCGACCTTCCTAAGTCCCTGGCCCTCCCCGGCGACCCCCCTGCTGACCCCACGGATGTCCTGGTGTTCCTCGCTGACCACTTGGCCGAACAGCTGACCCTGCTAGATGCG GAGCTGTTTCTCAATCTGGTCCCCTCTCAGTGCCTGGGGAGCCTGTGGGGTCATAGAGACCGGCCAGGACATTCCCACCTCTGCCCATCTGTCAGAGCTACTGTCACACAGTTCAACAAGGTGGCAGGGGCTGTGGTCAGCTCTGTCCTGGGGGCTACCTCAACTGGAGAGGGGCCTGGAGAGGTGACCATTCGGCCACTTCGTCCTCCCCAGAGGGCTCGGCTCCTGGAGAAGTGGATCCGTGTGGCAGAG GAGTGTCGTCTGCTCCGAAACTTCTCTTCGGTTTATGCTGTTGTGTCGGCCCTGCAGTCCAGCCCCATCCACAGGCTTCGAGCAGCCTGGGGAGAAGCAGCcag GGACAGCCTCAGAGTCTTCTCCAGCCTCTGCCAGATTTTCTCCGAGGAGGATAATTATTCCCAGAGCCGGGAGCTCCTCCTGCAG gaGGCGAAGCTGCAGCCCTCTCTGGAGCCAAATTCCAAGAAGGCCCCGAGGTCTGGCTCCCGGGGTGGG gGTGTGGTCCCATATCTTGGCACCTTCTTGAAGGACCTGGTGATGCTGGATGCAGCCTCCAAGGATGAGCTGGAG AACGGATACATCAATTTTGACAAGCGGAGGAAG GAGTTTGCTGTCCTTTCGGAACTGCGGCGGCTCCAGAACGAATGTCGTGGCTATGACCTCCGACCTGACCCTGATATTCAGCGGTGGCTACAGGGGCTCCGGCCACTGACAGAGGCCCAGAG CCATCGAGTGTCCTGTGAGGTGGAGCCACCTGGTACCAGTGACCCTCCTGCCCCACGGGTGCTTCGGCCAACGCTGGTCATCTCACAGTGGACAGA GGTTCTGGGCTCTGTTGGAGGTCCCACCCCTCTTGTCTCCTGGGACCGGCCCAGCGTCGGGGGAGGTGACGTACCTggagcccctgcccctctgctgaCGCGGCTGGCCCAG CACATGAAGTGGCCGTCTGTCTCATCTCTGGACTCTGCCCTGGAAAGCACTCCATCTTTGCACAGTCCGGCTGACCCCAGCCACCTCTCTCCCCCAGCGTCCTCTCCCAGGCCTTCTCGAGGTCACCGCCGCTCCGCCTCCTGTGGCTCCCCACTCAGTGGGGGTGCAGAGGGGGCCTCCAGGGGGActggatgtgggggaggggggcctgggccAGGGGCCTCTGATTGCCGAATCATCCGAGTCCAGATGGAGCTGGGGGAAGATGGTAGCGTCTACAAGAGCATCTTG GTGACAAGCCAGGACAAGGCTCCGAGTGTCATCAGTCgtgtccttaaaaaaaacaatcgtGATTCTGCAGTGGCTTCGGAGTATGAGCTAGTGCAGCTGCTACCGGGGGAGCGAG AGCTGACCATCCCACCCTCGGCTAACGTCTTCTACGCTATGGATGGAGCTTCGCACGATTTCCTCCTACGGCAGCGGCGAAGGCCCTCTCTTGCTACACTGGGTCTCACCAGCAGCCCCTCTGCCTCAGGAACTCCCccaagtgagggaggagggggttcCTTTCCCAGGATCAAGGCCACAGGGAGGAAGATTGCCCGGGCACTGTTCTGA
- the LOC102949355 gene encoding tapasin isoform X2, with protein MKPLSLLLSVALGLVTAVSAGPAVIECWMVEDAGGGRLTKKPAALLLRQGPGRLPPRPDLEPELYLKVRDPAGALQAAFRRYPSDAPAPHCEMSRYLPLPASANWASGLTPEQSCPRALDGTWLMVSVSSPILSLSSFLRPESEPQPEPNLITMVTAVLTVLTHTPTPRIRLGQDALLDLKFAYMPPASEAATSLAPGPPPFGLEWRRQHLGKGHLLLAATPGLSEQMPPAQEGAVAFAAWDDDEPWGPWTGNGTLWLPAVKPFQEGTYLATVHLPYLQGQVALELAVQKPPKVSLTPAPLVWATRGEAPPQLQCLVSHFYPSEGLEVEWELRGGPEGSFQKAEGQKWLSALLHHSDGTVSLSAHLQPVPITAEHHGARYACRVHHPTLPALGRSAEVTLEVAGLSGPTLEDGVGLFLSAFLLLGLIKALGWAAASMCTSKDSKEKKAQ; from the exons ATGAagcccctgtctctgctcctctccgtGGCTTTGG GCTTGGTGACCGCCGTCTCGGCGGGACCCGCGGTGATAGAGTGCTGGATGGTGGAGGACGCGGGCGGGGGCCGCCTGACCAAGAAACCCGCCGCACTGCTGCTGCGCCAGGGCCCAGGGAGACTACCTCCCCGGCCGGACCTGGAACCCGAGCTCTACCTCAAAGTGCGCG ACCCCGCGGGAGCCCTGCAGGCTGCCTTCAGGCGGTACCCCTCGGACGCCCCTGCGCCACACTGCGAGATGAGCCGCTACCTCCCGCTCCCTGCCTCGGCGAATTGGGCCAGTGGCTTGACCCCGGAGCAGAGCTGCCCTCGGGCCCTGGATGGGACTTGGCTCATGGTCAGCGTGTCCAGCCCGATCTTAAGTCTCTCCAGCTTCCTAAGACCAGAGTCCGAGCCTCAGCCGGAACCTAATCTCATCACCATGGTAACAG cTGTGCTGACTGTCctcacccacacccccacccctcggATCCGACTGGGACAAGATGCTCTGCTGGACTTGAAGTTTGCCTACATGCCCCCCGCCTCTGAGGCCGCTACATCTCTGGCCCCAGGTCCCCCTCCCTTTGGGCTGGAGTGGCGACGCCAGCACCTGGGCAAAGGGCACCTACTCCTGGCTGCAACGCCTGGGCTGAGTGAGCAAATGCCACCTGCCCAAGAGGGGGCAGTGGCATTTGCTGCTTGGGATGATGATGAGCCGTGGGGTCCGTGGACTGGAAATGGGACCCTCTGGCTGCCTGCAGTGAAGCCCTTCCAGGAGGGCACCTATCTGGCCACTGTACACCTGCCATACCTACAAGGGCAGGTCGCTCTGGAGCTTGCTGTACAGA AGCCACCCAAAGTATCCCTGACACCGGCACCTCTTGTATGGGCTACCCGGGGGGAGGCACCCCCCCAGTTGCAATGCCTCGTGTCCCACTTCTATCCCTCTGAGGGTCTGGAAGTGGAGTGGGAGCTCCGGGGTGGCCCAGAGGGCAGCTTTCAGAAGGCTGAGGGGCAGAAGtggctctctgccctgctccaccACTCAGACGGCACCGTCAGCCTCTCTGCGCACCTGCAGCCGGTCCCCATAACTGCCGAGCATCATGGGGCACGCTATGCCTGTCGTGTCCACCACCCCACTCTGCCGGCCTTGGGGCGCAGCGCAGAAGTCACCCTGGAGGTGGCAG GTCTGTCTGGGCCCACCCTGGAGGATGGTGTAGGCCTCTTCCTGTCTGCCTTTCTCCTCCTCGGGCTCATCAAAGCACTGGGCTGGGCTG CTGCCTCCATGTGTACTTCGAAGGATTCAAAGGAGAAG aAAGCCCAGTGA
- the LOC102949355 gene encoding tapasin isoform X1 gives MKPLSLLLSVALGLVTAVSAGPAVIECWMVEDAGGGRLTKKPAALLLRQGPGRLPPRPDLEPELYLKVRDPAGALQAAFRRYPSDAPAPHCEMSRYLPLPASANWASGLTPEQSCPRALDGTWLMVSVSSPILSLSSFLRPESEPQPEPNLITMVTAVLTVLTHTPTPRIRLGQDALLDLKFAYMPPASEAATSLAPGPPPFGLEWRRQHLGKGHLLLAATPGLSEQMPPAQEGAVAFAAWDDDEPWGPWTGNGTLWLPAVKPFQEGTYLATVHLPYLQGQVALELAVQKPPKVSLTPAPLVWATRGEAPPQLQCLVSHFYPSEGLEVEWELRGGPEGSFQKAEGQKWLSALLHHSDGTVSLSAHLQPVPITAEHHGARYACRVHHPTLPALGRSAEVTLEVAGLSGPTLEDGVGLFLSAFLLLGLIKALGWAESPVRTLTTILGKPPSSLV, from the exons ATGAagcccctgtctctgctcctctccgtGGCTTTGG GCTTGGTGACCGCCGTCTCGGCGGGACCCGCGGTGATAGAGTGCTGGATGGTGGAGGACGCGGGCGGGGGCCGCCTGACCAAGAAACCCGCCGCACTGCTGCTGCGCCAGGGCCCAGGGAGACTACCTCCCCGGCCGGACCTGGAACCCGAGCTCTACCTCAAAGTGCGCG ACCCCGCGGGAGCCCTGCAGGCTGCCTTCAGGCGGTACCCCTCGGACGCCCCTGCGCCACACTGCGAGATGAGCCGCTACCTCCCGCTCCCTGCCTCGGCGAATTGGGCCAGTGGCTTGACCCCGGAGCAGAGCTGCCCTCGGGCCCTGGATGGGACTTGGCTCATGGTCAGCGTGTCCAGCCCGATCTTAAGTCTCTCCAGCTTCCTAAGACCAGAGTCCGAGCCTCAGCCGGAACCTAATCTCATCACCATGGTAACAG cTGTGCTGACTGTCctcacccacacccccacccctcggATCCGACTGGGACAAGATGCTCTGCTGGACTTGAAGTTTGCCTACATGCCCCCCGCCTCTGAGGCCGCTACATCTCTGGCCCCAGGTCCCCCTCCCTTTGGGCTGGAGTGGCGACGCCAGCACCTGGGCAAAGGGCACCTACTCCTGGCTGCAACGCCTGGGCTGAGTGAGCAAATGCCACCTGCCCAAGAGGGGGCAGTGGCATTTGCTGCTTGGGATGATGATGAGCCGTGGGGTCCGTGGACTGGAAATGGGACCCTCTGGCTGCCTGCAGTGAAGCCCTTCCAGGAGGGCACCTATCTGGCCACTGTACACCTGCCATACCTACAAGGGCAGGTCGCTCTGGAGCTTGCTGTACAGA AGCCACCCAAAGTATCCCTGACACCGGCACCTCTTGTATGGGCTACCCGGGGGGAGGCACCCCCCCAGTTGCAATGCCTCGTGTCCCACTTCTATCCCTCTGAGGGTCTGGAAGTGGAGTGGGAGCTCCGGGGTGGCCCAGAGGGCAGCTTTCAGAAGGCTGAGGGGCAGAAGtggctctctgccctgctccaccACTCAGACGGCACCGTCAGCCTCTCTGCGCACCTGCAGCCGGTCCCCATAACTGCCGAGCATCATGGGGCACGCTATGCCTGTCGTGTCCACCACCCCACTCTGCCGGCCTTGGGGCGCAGCGCAGAAGTCACCCTGGAGGTGGCAG GTCTGTCTGGGCCCACCCTGGAGGATGGTGTAGGCCTCTTCCTGTCTGCCTTTCTCCTCCTCGGGCTCATCAAAGCACTGGGCTGGGCTG aAAGCCCAGTGAGAACACTCACCACCATCCTGGGGAAGCCGCCGTCATCTCTGGTTTGA
- the PFDN6 gene encoding prefoldin subunit 6, translating into MAELIQKKLQGEVEKYQQLQKDLSKSMSGRQKLEAQLTENNIVKEELALLDGSNVVFKLLGPVLVKQELGEARATVGKRLDYITAEIKRYESQLRDLERQSEQQRETLAQLQQEFQRAQAAKAGASGKA; encoded by the exons ATGGCTGAGCTAATCCAGAAGAAGCTACAGGGAGAAGTGGAGAAATATCAGCAGCTACAGAAGG ACTTGAGTAAATCCATGTCAGGGCGGCAGAAGCTTGAGGCGCAACtaacagaaaataatattgtgaaggag GAACTGGCCCTGCTAGATGGGTCCAACGTGGTCTTTAAACTTCTGGGTCCTGTGCTGGTCAAACAGGAGCTGGGAGAGGCCCGCGCCACAGTGGGGAAGAGGCTGGACTATATCACAGCTGAAAT TAAGCGATATGAATCGCAGCTCCGCGACCTCGAACGGCAGTCAGAGCAACAGAGGGAGACCCTGGCTCAGCTGCAGCAGGAGTTCCAGCGGGCCCAGGCAGCCAAGGCAGGGGCTTCTGGGAAGGCCTGA
- the RGL2 gene encoding ral guanine nucleotide dissociation stimulator-like 2 isoform X2 — MCRLPPPPPCERAGTQRTSENAEWIPAPVSVWDEEEDGAIFTVTSRQYRPLDPLAPTPPPRSSRRLRAGTLEALVRHLLDARTSGADVTFTSAFLATHRAFTSTPALLGLVADRLEALESHPTDELERTIGVAISVLSTWLASHPEDFGSEVKGQLDRLESFLLRTGYAAGEGVGGGSADLIRNLRSRVDPQAPDLPKSLALPGDPPADPTDVLVFLADHLAEQLTLLDAELFLNLVPSQCLGSLWGHRDRPGHSHLCPSVRATVTQFNKVAGAVVSSVLGATSTGEGPGEVTIRPLRPPQRARLLEKWIRVAEECRLLRNFSSVYAVVSALQSSPIHRLRAAWGEAARDSLRVFSSLCQIFSEEDNYSQSRELLLQEAKLQPSLEPNSKKAPRSGSRGGGVVPYLGTFLKDLVMLDAASKDELENGYINFDKRRKEFAVLSELRRLQNECRGYDLRPDPDIQRWLQGLRPLTEAQSHRVSCEVEPPGTSDPPAPRVLRPTLVISQWTEVLGSVGGPTPLVSWDRPSVGGGDVPGAPAPLLTRLAQHMKWPSVSSLDSALESTPSLHSPADPSHLSPPASSPRPSRGHRRSASCGSPLSGGAEGASRGTGCGGGGPGPGASDCRIIRVQMELGEDGSVYKSILVTSQDKAPSVISRVLKKNNRDSAVASEYELVQLLPGERELTIPPSANVFYAMDGASHDFLLRQRRRPSLATLGLTSSPSASGTPPSEGGGGSFPRIKATGRKIARALF, encoded by the exons ATGTGTCGACTTCCTCCTCCGCCCCCTTGCGAGAGGGCCGGAACCCAGCGCACTTCGGAAAACGCGGAGTGGATTCCG GCCCCTGTGTCTGTCtgggatgaggaggaggatggtGCCATATTTACTGTCACAAGCCGCCAGTATCGGCCTCTTGATCCCCTG GCCCCAACGCCTCCCCCGCGTTCCTCTCGAAGGCTCCGAGCTGGCACTCTGGAGGCCCTGGTCAGACACTTGCTGGATGCTCGGACATCAGGGGCTGACGTGACCTTCACATCAGCTTTCCTGGCCACCCACCGGGCCTTCACCTCCACGCCTGCCCTGCTAGGGCTTGTGGCTGACAG GCTGGAAGCTCTTGAATCTCATCCTACTGATGAACTAGAGAGGACAATAGG GGTAGCCATCTCTGTACTGTCAACCTGGCTGGCCTCTCACCCTGAGGATTTTGGCTCTGAGGTCAAGGGTCAGCTTGACCGGCTTGAGAGCTTCTTGCTTCGGACAGGGTATGCAGCAGgggagggtgttggggggggCAGCGCTGACCTCATCCGCAACCTCCGGTCCCGGGTGGACCCCCAGGCCCCCGACCTTCCTAAGTCCCTGGCCCTCCCCGGCGACCCCCCTGCTGACCCCACGGATGTCCTGGTGTTCCTCGCTGACCACTTGGCCGAACAGCTGACCCTGCTAGATGCG GAGCTGTTTCTCAATCTGGTCCCCTCTCAGTGCCTGGGGAGCCTGTGGGGTCATAGAGACCGGCCAGGACATTCCCACCTCTGCCCATCTGTCAGAGCTACTGTCACACAGTTCAACAAGGTGGCAGGGGCTGTGGTCAGCTCTGTCCTGGGGGCTACCTCAACTGGAGAGGGGCCTGGAGAGGTGACCATTCGGCCACTTCGTCCTCCCCAGAGGGCTCGGCTCCTGGAGAAGTGGATCCGTGTGGCAGAG GAGTGTCGTCTGCTCCGAAACTTCTCTTCGGTTTATGCTGTTGTGTCGGCCCTGCAGTCCAGCCCCATCCACAGGCTTCGAGCAGCCTGGGGAGAAGCAGCcag GGACAGCCTCAGAGTCTTCTCCAGCCTCTGCCAGATTTTCTCCGAGGAGGATAATTATTCCCAGAGCCGGGAGCTCCTCCTGCAG gaGGCGAAGCTGCAGCCCTCTCTGGAGCCAAATTCCAAGAAGGCCCCGAGGTCTGGCTCCCGGGGTGGG gGTGTGGTCCCATATCTTGGCACCTTCTTGAAGGACCTGGTGATGCTGGATGCAGCCTCCAAGGATGAGCTGGAG AACGGATACATCAATTTTGACAAGCGGAGGAAG GAGTTTGCTGTCCTTTCGGAACTGCGGCGGCTCCAGAACGAATGTCGTGGCTATGACCTCCGACCTGACCCTGATATTCAGCGGTGGCTACAGGGGCTCCGGCCACTGACAGAGGCCCAGAG CCATCGAGTGTCCTGTGAGGTGGAGCCACCTGGTACCAGTGACCCTCCTGCCCCACGGGTGCTTCGGCCAACGCTGGTCATCTCACAGTGGACAGA GGTTCTGGGCTCTGTTGGAGGTCCCACCCCTCTTGTCTCCTGGGACCGGCCCAGCGTCGGGGGAGGTGACGTACCTggagcccctgcccctctgctgaCGCGGCTGGCCCAG CACATGAAGTGGCCGTCTGTCTCATCTCTGGACTCTGCCCTGGAAAGCACTCCATCTTTGCACAGTCCGGCTGACCCCAGCCACCTCTCTCCCCCAGCGTCCTCTCCCAGGCCTTCTCGAGGTCACCGCCGCTCCGCCTCCTGTGGCTCCCCACTCAGTGGGGGTGCAGAGGGGGCCTCCAGGGGGActggatgtgggggaggggggcctgggccAGGGGCCTCTGATTGCCGAATCATCCGAGTCCAGATGGAGCTGGGGGAAGATGGTAGCGTCTACAAGAGCATCTTG GTGACAAGCCAGGACAAGGCTCCGAGTGTCATCAGTCgtgtccttaaaaaaaacaatcgtGATTCTGCAGTGGCTTCGGAGTATGAGCTAGTGCAGCTGCTACCGGGGGAGCGAG AGCTGACCATCCCACCCTCGGCTAACGTCTTCTACGCTATGGATGGAGCTTCGCACGATTTCCTCCTACGGCAGCGGCGAAGGCCCTCTCTTGCTACACTGGGTCTCACCAGCAGCCCCTCTGCCTCAGGAACTCCCccaagtgagggaggagggggttcCTTTCCCAGGATCAAGGCCACAGGGAGGAAGATTGCCCGGGCACTGTTCTGA